In Dermacentor variabilis isolate Ectoservices chromosome 7, ASM5094787v1, whole genome shotgun sequence, a genomic segment contains:
- the LOC142587535 gene encoding malate dehydrogenase, cytoplasmic-like: MSLRNNAGSSSAAAPTVPTPSTLTSKDPVRVLVTGAAGQLAYSLAPIIAKGHVFGPDQPVILHLLDVPKGMNALNGVVMELLDCAFPLLKDVVATDDEKTAFSGIDAAFLVASVPIKDSMVRRNLLVANTKMYKSQGRALDQYAKKSVKVLVVCNPANTIALVCSKYAPSIPKENFSALTRLDHNRAKMQIAQKLNVMVRDVRNVIIWGNHSSTQFPDASHASVTINGQRVKVTDAIKDEAYFRGEFLTMVQERGTEVYKARKLTSAMSAAKAAADHVRDWWHGTPEGEWVSMAVMSDGSYGSPADVVFSYPVQVDGQRRWRIVDGLSMSDFARDKLAVSGRDLVDERSEAMAVCKLD, translated from the exons TCCAAGGATCCCGTCCGGGTGCTCGTGACTGGCGCTGCGGGCCAGCTCGCCTATTCGCTGGCGCCTATCATAGCCAAGGGACACGTGTTTGGTCCTGACCAG CCCGTGATCTTGCACCTGCTGGACGTCCCCAAGGGGATGAACGCCCTCAACGGCGTCGTCATGGAGCTCTTGGACTGCGCCTTCCCTCTGCTCAAGG ACGTGGTTGCCACGGACGACGAGAAGACGGCGTTCTCCGGCATCGACGCAGCCTTCCTGGTCGCTTCAGTGCCCATCAAGGATAGCATGGTGCGCAGGAATCTGCTGGTGGCCAACACTAAGATGTACAAAAGCCAAGGGCGCGCCCTCGACCAGTACGCCAAGAAGTCCGTTAAG GTACTTGTGGTTTGCAACCCGGCCAACACGATTGCTCTGGTCTGCTCCAAGTACGCGCCCTCTATCCCTAAGGAGAACTTCTCGGCCTTGACGCGCCTCGACCACAACAGGGCCAAGATGCAG ATTGCGCAGAAGCTGAACGTGATGGTTAGAGACGTGCGCAACGTGATCATCTGGGGCAACCACTCCTCCACCCAGTTCCCGGACGCTAGCCACGCGTCGGTCACCATAAACGGTCAGCGTGTCAAGGTCACCGATGCCATAAAAGACGAAGCCTATTTCCGGGGCGAATTCCTCACC ATGGTGCAGGAGCGTGGAACAGAAGTTTATAAGGCACGCAAGCTCACCAGCGCCATGTCGGCAGCTAAGGCGGCGGCTGACCACGTGCGTGACTGGTGGCACGGCACCCCTGAG GGCGAGTGGGTGTCCATGGCGGTGATGAGCGACGGTTCGTACGGGTCGCCGGCAGACGTGGTGTTCAGCTACCCGGTGCAGGTTGACGGCCAGCGGCGCTGGCGCATCGTAGACGGACTGTCCATGTCGGACTTTGCCCGGGATAAGCTCGCCGTCTCTGGCAGGGACCTCGTCGACGAGCGCAGTGAGGCGATGGCAGTCTGCAAGCTTGACTGA